A genomic stretch from Lathyrus oleraceus cultivar Zhongwan6 chromosome 2, CAAS_Psat_ZW6_1.0, whole genome shotgun sequence includes:
- the LOC127123370 gene encoding uncharacterized protein LOC127123370 has protein sequence MAEQEQESARVRAELDEIKGGMSQMREMLQALTFRFEVPQATVISDTTGPAVEVPPQRMLPSTLPPYGLPYDFVPRAEVVHEMGQSVQQAVPLPVYTDARPVIHTVVPPAAYARHVPHNEDQNHMYQTIDSTVAGDEVRLEDFREVKENMQLLEKKFRDLEGDHVFGSAAKEMCLVSGLVIPAKFKTPDFDKYKGHTCPKSHLIMYYRKMAAHVEDDKLMIHCFQDSLSGAPSKWYLSLDQNRIRCFQNLSDAFIKHYKYNMDMAPDRRQLQSMFQHDKESFKEYAQRWRELASQVEPPLAEKELAELFIDTVQPQFYEKMVGSASLGFSELVAIGARVEYGIRNGKLAVVAGTSNANQKKFSGGFPKKKEGETNVVTFGQGRAPPRRKPQQYPPQQYVQQPIPYQQPMYPVQYAPQPYVAAVRPAFNQQPAQAYQAPPAYRPALVQQRAAAPPAYQQAPATPVYQQPRAQAPRQNAQNQNRRQGEKATFNPIPMSYTELYPSLLQKGLVVPRPMGPPPNRLPPWYNPNAHCPFHEGAPGHDLEGCYALKHRVRELIESKILSFKDVGPNVKNNPLPPHGDPAVNAIEDAFVGITVDKVDDVKTPLVAFHARLVEAGLINVNHENCEECATHPKGCQMVRDNIQGLMDEGMLHISSAVKNEDVLVIEPCFNLPEPVEIPYYSRRVAPENSHPSPVEICMPAPFPYESTKAVPWKYEITVVDKVVDESSDAEVTEAVSEDVTNIAGMSRMTRSGRIYTPEFNVTPQGANKESTVAAPTKEPEVVQSEDAVEFLKLIKRSDYKVVDQLHQTPSKISILSLLLSSQAHREALLKVLAQAHVTQSITVDQFDGVVANITACNTLSFSGEELPEDGQNHNRALHISVKCKDDALARVLVDIGSSLNVMPKRTLAKLSYQGPAMKPSALVVKAFDGAVTSTLHQKMKFVVDNQLIIISGEEDFVDPVGKACSSFASLKSAKSSIEGGNPEGWGQLIVIREKHDHFGLGYVPSAAKGARVPAKDNTRSIQEVFLSTGFIHGDQFNAIEDSTESEDEPCLVMYEPVVEGFSGLVSHM, from the exons ATGGCTGAACAAGAACAAGAGAGCGCCCGAGTTAGAGCTGAACTAGACGAAATCAAAGGAGGCATGTCCCAAATGCGAGAGATGCTGCAAGCTTTAACCTTCAGGTTTGAGGTTCCACAAGCGACCGTTATTTCAGATACCACGGGCCCAGCAGTGGAAGTCCCACCTCAGAGGATGTTACCCTCAACCCTTCCTCCATATGGGCTACCCTATGATTTCGTCCCCCGAGCGGAGGTGGTGCACGAAATGGGGCAATCTGTCCAACAAGCTGTGCCATTACCAGTTTACACCGACGCACGTCCAGTCATCCATACTGTGGTTCCACCAGCCGCCTATGCTAGGCATGTTCCTCATAATGAAGATCAAAACCACATGTACCAGACTATTGACTCAACTGTTGCTGGTGACGAAGTAAGGCTTGAGGACTTCAGGGAGGTAAAGGAGAACATGCAGCTCCTTGAGAAGAAATTCCGAGATCTAGAAGGAGACCACGTCTTTGGATCTGCTGCCAAAGAAATGTGCCTTGTATCCGGGTTGGTGATTCCAGCAAAATTCAAAACCCCGGACTTCGACAAATACAAGGGGCACACTTGTCCAAAAagccatctcatcatgtattaTCGAAAAATGGCTGCACACGTGGAGGATGACAAGCTGATGATCCACTGCTTTCAAGACAGCTTGAGTGGGGCTCCTTCCAAGTGGTATCTAAGTCTGGATCAGAACAGGATCAGGTGTTTCCAGAACCTGTCAGACGCATTCATAAAACattacaaatataatatggatatggcgcctgacagaaGACAGCTGCAGAGCATGTTTCAGCATGATAAGGAGTCctttaaagaatacgctcagagatggagggagttggcttcTCAAGTTGAGCCACCTCTTGCTGAGAAGGAATTGGCCGAACTGTTCATCGACACTGTCCAACCCCAATTCTACgagaagatggttggaagtgCTTCTCTGGGATTCTCCGAGCTTGTTGCTATAGGAGCTCGCGTGGAATATGGTATAAGGAATGGCAAGCTGGCGGTTGTAGCTGGAACTTCAAACGCTAATCAAAAGAAGTTCTCTGGAGGGTTTCCTaaaaagaaggaaggggaaacaaATGTTGTGACCTTTGGTCAAGGAAGAGCTCCTCCAAGAAGGAAACCACAACAATATCCACCTCAGCAATATGTTCAACAACCAATTCCCTATCAACAACCCATGTATCCCGTCCAGTATGCTCCGCAACCGTATGTAGCTGCCGTGAGGCCCGCATTCAATCAACAGCCTGCTCAGGCTTATCAAGCGCCTCCAGCTTATCGACCAGCTCTAGTTCAACAACGTGCTGCGGCTCCGCCAGCTTATCAACAAGCACCAGCAACTCCTGTTTATCAACAACCGAGAGCTCAAGCGCCAAGGCAGAATGCTCAGAACCAAAATAGGAGACAAGGGGAGAAGGCGACCTTCAATCCAATCCCAATGTCGTACACtgagttgtatccctctttgtTGCAAAAGGGTTTGGTGGTTCCTAGACCTATGGGACCTCCACCTAACCGTCTTCCTCCATGGTACAACCCTAATGCACACTGCCCTTTTCATGAAGGTGCCCCCGGGCATGACCTAGAGGGTTGCTACGCTCTGAAGCATAGGGTTCGTGAGCTAATTGAGAGCAAGATCCTGTCTTTTAAGGACGTGGGACCGAAtgtgaagaacaatcctcttcctCCCCATGGAGATCCTGCAGTAAACGCCATTGAGGATGCCTTTGTTGGTATTACGGTTGATAAGGTGGATGATGTGAAGACTCCTTTGGTGGCATTCCATGCCCGATTGGTGGAAGCTGGCCTGATTAATGTAAATCATGAAAATTGTGAAGAGTGTGCCACACATCCAAAAGGGTGTCAGATGGTGCGAGACAATATTCAAGGCTTGATGGATGAAGGAATGCTTCATATATCCAGTGCCGTGAAGAACGAAGACGTGTTGGTAATTGAACCTTGTTTCAATTTACCCGAACCAGTGGAAATCCCTTACTATAGCAGAAGGGTGGCGCCTGAGAATAGTCATCCGTCGCCTGTTGAAATATGTATGCCCGCACCTTTTCCGTATGAGAGCACCAAGGCAGTGCCTTGGAAATATGAGATTACTGTTGTGGATAAGGTAGTTGATGAAAGTTCAGACGCTGAAGTGACAGAAGCTGTAAGTGAAGACGTCACCAATATTGCAGGAATGAGCagaatgacccgtagtggtcgaatCTATACGCCCGAATTCAACGTGACTCCTCAGGGGGCAAACAAGGAATCAACAGTTGCAGCTCCCACTAAAGAACCCGAAGTGGTCCAATCCGAAGATGCTGTTGAATTCTTGAagttaatcaagagaagtgacTACAAAGTGGTGGATCAACTGCATCAAACACCATCTAAGATCTCTATTCTGTCTCTGTTATTGAGCTCCCAAGCCCATAGGGAAGCTTTGTTGAAGGTGCTTGCTCAAGCTCATGTAACACAAAGCATAACAGTAGACCAATTTGATGGAGTAGTTGCAAATATCACAGCCTGCAATACTTTGAGCTTCAGTGGAGAAGAATTACCTGAGGATGGACAAAATCACAATCGTGCTCTCCATATCTCGGTAaaatgcaaagatgatgctttggcGAGAGTGTTGGTTGATATTGGATCTTCGCTGAATGTTATGCCAAAGAGAACACTCGCCAAATTATCTTATCAAGGACCAGCTATGAAGCCTAGTGCcttggtagtgaaagcttttgatg ggGCAGTTACCTCCACCTTGcatcagaaaatgaagtttgtagTGGACAATCAATTAATCATCATTTCTGGAGAGGAGGACTTTGTG GACCCTGTTGGGAAAGCTTGTTCATCTTTCGCGTCTCTGAAAAGCGCAAAGTCTAGTATTGaaggaggaaaccctgaaggtTGGGGTCAGCTTATCGTTATTCGTGAGAAGCATGATCACTTTGGTCTGGGATATGTGCCTTCCGCTGCGAAAGGAGCCCGGGTCCCTGCAAAGGACAACACCCGAAGCATCCAGGAAGTATTCCTTAGCACAGGATTCATCCATGGAGATCAGTTCAATGCAATTGAAGATAGCACCGAAAGTGAAGACgagccatgtttg gtcatgtatgaacctgttgtagaaGGTTTTTCGGGTctagtaagtcatatgtga